In Desertibacillus haloalkaliphilus, a single genomic region encodes these proteins:
- the leuD gene encoding 3-isopropylmalate dehydratase small subunit, producing the protein MEPIVVHKGKVAALNRVNVDTDQIIPKQFLKRVERTGFGQYLFFDWRFNADGSDNPEFELNQSHNQGATVLVADHNFGCGSSREHAPWALQDYGFKVIIAPSFADIFYNNCVKNGILPIRLAEEKVYELMKKAERADYESTIDLEKQAITDEDGFAASFEIDSYWKEMLLNGWDEIGVTLTYEDQIAAYEEKVNA; encoded by the coding sequence ATGGAACCAATTGTCGTTCATAAAGGAAAAGTAGCAGCGTTAAATCGTGTGAATGTAGACACTGATCAAATCATCCCAAAACAATTTTTAAAGCGTGTTGAGCGAACTGGCTTTGGACAATATTTGTTTTTTGATTGGCGCTTTAATGCGGATGGATCAGACAATCCTGAGTTTGAATTAAACCAAAGTCATAACCAAGGGGCAACGGTGTTAGTAGCCGATCATAACTTCGGTTGTGGGTCTTCACGAGAGCATGCACCATGGGCCTTGCAAGATTATGGTTTCAAAGTGATCATTGCTCCTAGCTTTGCTGATATCTTTTATAATAACTGTGTAAAAAATGGCATCTTACCGATCCGTTTAGCAGAAGAGAAAGTCTATGAGTTAATGAAGAAAGCCGAGCGTGCTGATTATGAAAGCACGATTGATTTGGAGAAGCAAGCGATTACGGATGAAGATGGCTTTGCTGCTTCATTTGAGATTGATAGTTATTGGAAAGAAATGCTTTTGAACGGTTGGGATGAAATTGGCGTTACTTTGACATACGAAGACCAAATCGCAGCATATGAAGAAAAAGTGAATGCATAA